A genomic stretch from Malus domestica chromosome 15, GDT2T_hap1 includes:
- the LOC103400017 gene encoding uncharacterized protein gives MGNVTAGVAAKFAFFPPDPPTYDVYKDEGGKLVFSSVTADKNMEVHLLDTKGGNKIVATFWRHPLARFTLLYSHGNAADLGQMHELFIELRSHLRVNIMSYDYSGYGASTGKPSEFNTYYDIEAVYNCLKNEYEIRQEDLIVYGQSVGSGPTLHLASRLKKLRAVVLHSAILSGIRVLYPVKLTFWFDIFKNIDKIRHVSSPVLVIHGTEDEIVDLSHGKRLWELSKEKYDPLWVKGGGHCNLETYPEYIKHLRKFINAMEKLSLTKPQQAKKQLTSDGSITEVKHNKCLRFGKR, from the exons ATGGGCAATGTTACGGCGGGAGTGGCGGCCAAGTTTGCGTTTTTCCCACCTGACCCGCCGACGTACGACGTGTACAAGGACGAGGGAGGGAAGCTGGTGTTTTCCAGCGTGACGGCGGACAAGAACATGGAGGTGCATTTGCTGGACACGAAGGGCGGGAACAAGATCGTGGCGACGTTTTGGCGGCACCCTTTAGCGCGGTTCACGCTGCTCTACTCGCATGGGAATGCGGCTGACTTGGGGCAGATGCACGAGCTCTTCATTGAGCTCAGGTCTCACCTGCGTGTCAATATTATGAG CTATGACTATTCGGGCTATGGAGCATCCACTGGTAAG CCATCTGAGTTCAACACATATTATGACATAGAAGCCGTGTACAATTGTTTAAAGAACGAGTATGAAATAAGACAGGAGGATTTGATAGTTTACGGCCAATCTGTTGGAAGTGGACCAACGCTGCACTTGGCTTCTCGCTTAAAAAAACTGAGAGCCGTTGTTCTTCACAGTGCCATCCTTTCAGGCATACGAGTCTTGTATCCTGTCAAGTTGACGTTTTGGTTCGACATTTTCAAA AATATAGACAAAATACGGCATGTCAGCTCTCCGGTTTTAGTTATTCAT GGAACAGAGGATGAAATTGTTGACTTGTCCCACGGAAAGCGTTTGTGGGAACTATCCAAAGAAAAGTACGATCCATTATGGGTGAAGGGCGGAGGCCACTGCAACCTTGAAACATATCCCGAGTACATTAAGCACTTACGCAAGTTCATAAACGCAATGGAGAAACTCTCACTCACAAAACCACAACAGGCGAAGAAACAACTCACTtctgatggaagcatcacagaAGTAAAACACAACAAGTGCTTGAGATTTGGAAAGAGGTAG